The Bacillaceae bacterium IKA-2 DNA window GGAAGATGCTCGATTAGTTCACAATACTAGAAGTAAAACTATTTCATTTTCAAAAAAAGGTAAGGCATTTCTAGTTATCGATGGTCAACATAGGGTATGGGGCTTTATTAAAGCAAAGAGCTCAGTACGTGTTCCTGTTGTGATTTTTGAAGGGCTTTCTAGGATTGAAGAGGCACAGTTATTTATAGATATAAATACTACACAACAAGGAGTGCCAGAGGCCTTGCTATTGGATGTAAAGACACTGCTCCAAAACGAAACAGAAGAAGAGAAGAGATGTAGTGACTTGTTTGAACAATTTTTTACTAGTAAGGAGAGCATTCTAAAGGGGTATATGGTTAGGGCAGAAAGCCAGACGGGGAAAATTTCCAGAAAATTATTTAATAGTTCAATAAAAGAAGTTTTAAACAATCGGTTAAGGCCTGTTGATATAGAAAAGTCATACATAGCAATAAATAATTACCTAAGGGCATTTAAAGAAGTTTTTACTGAAATAGATAGTAATTACAAAGATCTTGTTTACCGTCCAATTGTTTTTCAAGGTGTACTCATGATTTGTACTAGCGTTATTAATAAGACAATGAATAAGCATGGAAAATTAACATATGATGCATTTTATGACATAATTATAGTCCTCAAAAGCAATATATCAAAAAACAAATTATCCCGACCAGGTGGGTCTTATAAAAAATTCAGTGAACAAATTCATGAGGCATTAACTAGAGTCCATATACAAGCTAATATTATTGTTGAAGATTAAGGTAGGGAGAGGGGCAACCTCTCCTTTTGTACTTTATTTTACCCTATCCAACGTTACGGTGAACCGTACCATAAGTAAATGAGGTTTTTATTATTAGGGAAAAGCGAAAAATTACCCTAGGAGCAGTCGAACCAGGTAGTTATGTCACATTCGATAATCAAATGTGACATTTGGATTATCGAATGTTGAAATGAAATTTTCAAAGTTCATCCTTTGGTATAAAGGGCAAGTGTTGGCATGAGGTGAAGGAAAAATAAGTAGGGCGCTGCCTTTGACCGCAGTAGCCCTTTCTTTTCTTTTTTTTGATAGGTGATTTTAGCTCTTTTTGCTTTTCGCCTTCACCAATATGTGTAACGTTGTATTTGGTGGTTTTGGTAAACCTTTGCAAAGGA harbors:
- a CDS encoding DGQHR domain-containing protein, producing the protein MGNKENIKGKDANKHSLATILVTQGKYRYYIASMPSEHLRDTCFTVTREEDPLEGFQRRLDEGRAKEIADYIDTENGSIPTAIILSAQEDARLVHNTRSKTISFSKKGKAFLVIDGQHRVWGFIKAKSSVRVPVVIFEGLSRIEEAQLFIDINTTQQGVPEALLLDVKTLLQNETEEEKRCSDLFEQFFTSKESILKGYMVRAESQTGKISRKLFNSSIKEVLNNRLRPVDIEKSYIAINNYLRAFKEVFTEIDSNYKDLVYRPIVFQGVLMICTSVINKTMNKHGKLTYDAFYDIIIVLKSNISKNKLSRPGGSYKKFSEQIHEALTRVHIQANIIVED